A window from Gemmatimonadota bacterium encodes these proteins:
- a CDS encoding PD40 domain-containing protein — translation MKGKALLLLVPWLCTPSLAAQQDTSRLPTGVRLGMIYQPVFRPMLAVRPLTAEPELAATAQEIHTILRTDLDYSDRFQTAEVPERLATGLIEYRLWNSLGVVYLVTGSIEAAEGGGSLLRLAAHDVVYGSVKQMQAFPLPHTGARELRMAVHAAADQVVRWLTGKPGMAASRIAFVRRNGDGSGEILAVESDGENVSRVAVSSRGLVSPAWSPDGERLAYAAETTPGNWQLLERELNGGETRVIYGRAGGMAITPAYSPNGERLAFAAWTGSGLELHEYDLARRCCLRRLTRAARDDLSPSYSPDGRRLAFNSNRLGQPHIYVMSVEGGEATLISPFVYGEPGFYTSPAWAPEGTLVAFHGRSRGAHQIMVADAARPGAPVQQLTSEGRNEDPSWAPDGRHLVFSGVHGDGAGLYVIDTVTGRTRPLILGGRFLLPDWSPTLLRASARAARGL, via the coding sequence ATGAAGGGTAAAGCGCTGCTGCTGCTGGTTCCGTGGCTGTGCACGCCTTCGCTGGCGGCGCAGCAGGACACCAGCCGACTGCCCACCGGGGTGCGGTTGGGGATGATCTACCAGCCGGTGTTCCGGCCCATGCTGGCCGTGCGGCCGCTGACGGCCGAGCCGGAGTTGGCGGCTACAGCACAGGAAATCCACACGATTCTGCGCACTGACCTGGATTACAGTGATCGCTTCCAGACGGCCGAAGTGCCGGAGCGGCTGGCCACGGGGCTGATCGAGTACCGGTTATGGAACAGCCTCGGGGTGGTATACCTGGTGACGGGGAGCATCGAGGCAGCGGAGGGTGGCGGCTCGCTGCTGCGGCTTGCGGCGCACGACGTCGTCTACGGCTCCGTCAAGCAGATGCAGGCGTTCCCGCTGCCGCACACCGGCGCGCGGGAGTTGCGCATGGCCGTCCACGCGGCCGCAGACCAGGTGGTACGCTGGCTGACGGGGAAGCCGGGAATGGCCGCGTCACGCATTGCCTTCGTCCGTCGCAACGGCGACGGCAGCGGCGAGATCCTGGCGGTGGAGTCGGACGGCGAGAACGTCAGTCGGGTTGCGGTATCGTCGCGCGGCCTGGTCTCGCCGGCGTGGTCGCCGGACGGCGAGCGACTAGCGTATGCGGCGGAAACGACGCCGGGCAACTGGCAGTTGCTGGAGCGGGAGCTGAACGGCGGGGAGACGCGGGTGATTTACGGCCGTGCGGGCGGCATGGCGATCACGCCCGCCTACTCACCGAACGGGGAGCGGCTGGCCTTCGCGGCGTGGACGGGATCCGGACTCGAGCTGCACGAGTACGATCTGGCGCGCCGCTGCTGCCTCAGGCGGCTGACCCGCGCGGCGCGCGACGACCTTTCGCCCAGCTATTCGCCGGACGGCCGGCGTCTGGCGTTCAACTCGAACCGGCTGGGACAGCCTCATATCTATGTGATGTCGGTCGAGGGTGGGGAGGCGACGCTGATCTCCCCGTTTGTTTATGGCGAGCCGGGCTTTTACACTTCACCGGCCTGGGCCCCGGAAGGGACGCTGGTCGCGTTCCATGGCCGCTCGCGCGGCGCGCACCAGATCATGGTGGCGGACGCGGCGCGGCCGGGTGCGCCGGTCCAGCAGCTCACGTCCGAGGGGAGGAACGAGGACCCGAGCTGGGCGCCGGACGGGCGGCACCTGGTGTTCAGTGGGGTGCACGGGGACGGGGCAGGATTGTATGTTATCGACACGGTGACCGGCCGCACGCGGCCGTTGATCCTTGGTGGTCGCTTTCTGCTGCCCGACTGGTCGCCGACGCTGCTGCGCGCGTCGGCACGGGCAGCCCGTGGTCTTTAG
- a CDS encoding LPS-assembly protein LptD translates to MSGGWPCGVRGRGWRLRRPVRPILGLSAAALLLFAAPAVGQERELSPGERERLLEKLRVSSPAGRAGADSSVVEVPAESAAVTPPRRDGPARAAAGAVSAMARPGGRGMDAERDSVMAALATLPGYIATEYWGSGAHFVSDSGRVELPGKAQIVRAGQAMSADSALVYDLEREIVCGYGKPVLSGESAPVESEQVCYDVGRDVGVALGARTRFSQGANWVVHGERVYTAGSDRIYGRHSEFTSCELDVPHYHFAARRMKLVNDNVLVARDVTLNFADVPVFWLPFMVQSLKQGRRSGLLAPRFGINDVARTSSGYRRRVSDVGFFWAINDYMGAQLALDWFSQNWTALNGNFQYRWVRQFLDGGIDFRRFWEANGRRNLTLSSHHSWQPGERTSVRVNANYTTSSEFVRRNTFDPRELNRSIDSNAGLSHRFDWGSLSLDASRRQFLTTGQVELVLPSVGLVLSPLTLFRAPGAQASWYRNATWTGSANLRMNRVDVADTISSPTVRDRSAFEAGIGSGISLGALSWNQRFDLAQDVRQAKPGVDTLGKETDRRLSWSSSVNYQQRLFGTSTLTPAIQLGGQWRESPKTAGQLLAGPTRLDVSASLKTDFFGFWPGVGPYSRIRHRLSPIITYRYSPAVAADSVRRDVFGVAEIREQNRLEIGLSQTIEAKQAVKQEEGGAAPDTTREAALDTASGPRRLPQSGRVTLLSLSTSAVVYDFVQAREEGEGLVTTTLNNTVTSDLLRGLSLSFTHDLFRTTGSAPPGQPTPREFAPHLSNMNASFSLSSDSWLFRLLGLGRRRTPAEVKDSARAAPPPGETRLDPEREEELSLIGRRGTPAPARSAFLGSGGGGWNASLNYSLVRPRRDASFAGRAESQLLSGNVSFQPTPKWSVRWSTAYSFTDSRFSDHILTLTRDLHDWQANFDFVKAQNGNFSFQFRVHLLANPDIKLDYEQRGESLRTP, encoded by the coding sequence ATGAGCGGCGGCTGGCCGTGCGGAGTCAGAGGCCGGGGCTGGCGGCTGCGGCGGCCCGTCAGGCCGATCCTTGGCCTCTCAGCGGCAGCGCTGTTGCTCTTTGCCGCGCCGGCCGTGGGCCAGGAGCGGGAGTTGAGCCCTGGGGAGCGGGAGCGGCTTCTGGAAAAGCTGCGCGTGTCCAGCCCGGCCGGGCGGGCGGGAGCAGATTCCAGCGTGGTCGAGGTCCCGGCCGAAAGTGCGGCAGTTACGCCGCCGCGGCGGGACGGCCCGGCCCGCGCTGCGGCAGGAGCCGTGTCGGCTATGGCTCGGCCTGGCGGCCGGGGCATGGACGCCGAGCGCGATTCGGTCATGGCCGCGCTGGCTACACTCCCGGGCTACATTGCTACCGAGTATTGGGGCAGCGGCGCCCATTTCGTGAGTGACAGCGGCCGCGTCGAGCTACCGGGCAAAGCGCAGATCGTGCGGGCGGGGCAGGCCATGAGTGCGGATTCGGCGCTGGTGTACGATCTCGAGCGCGAAATCGTTTGCGGCTACGGCAAGCCAGTGCTCAGCGGAGAGAGCGCCCCGGTCGAGAGCGAGCAGGTCTGCTACGACGTCGGGCGGGACGTGGGCGTGGCACTGGGCGCGCGCACGCGGTTCAGCCAGGGGGCGAACTGGGTGGTGCACGGCGAGCGGGTGTACACGGCCGGCTCGGACCGCATTTACGGACGGCACTCGGAATTCACCTCCTGCGAGCTGGACGTGCCGCACTATCATTTCGCGGCCCGGCGCATGAAGCTGGTGAACGACAACGTGCTGGTCGCGCGGGACGTGACGCTGAACTTCGCTGACGTCCCGGTGTTCTGGCTGCCCTTCATGGTGCAGAGCCTGAAGCAAGGCCGCAGAAGCGGGCTGCTGGCGCCGCGCTTTGGCATCAATGACGTGGCGCGCACCAGCAGCGGCTACCGGCGCCGTGTCTCGGACGTGGGCTTCTTCTGGGCCATCAACGATTACATGGGCGCACAGCTCGCGCTGGACTGGTTCAGTCAGAACTGGACAGCGCTGAACGGCAACTTCCAGTACCGCTGGGTGAGGCAGTTCCTGGACGGGGGCATCGATTTCCGGCGTTTTTGGGAGGCCAACGGGCGCCGCAACCTGACGCTTTCCAGCCACCATAGCTGGCAGCCGGGGGAGCGGACCAGCGTAAGGGTAAATGCGAACTATACCACCTCCAGCGAGTTCGTCCGCCGCAACACCTTCGACCCGCGGGAGCTGAACCGGTCCATTGATTCCAATGCCGGCCTGAGTCATCGCTTCGATTGGGGCAGCCTGAGTTTGGATGCCTCCCGCCGCCAGTTCCTGACCACCGGTCAGGTGGAGCTGGTCCTGCCCTCGGTAGGGCTCGTGCTCTCGCCGCTGACGCTGTTCCGGGCGCCTGGGGCGCAGGCGAGCTGGTACCGCAACGCGACGTGGACGGGGAGCGCAAACCTGCGAATGAACCGTGTGGATGTGGCGGACACCATCTCGAGCCCGACGGTGCGGGACCGCTCAGCTTTCGAGGCGGGCATCGGCAGCGGCATAAGCCTGGGCGCGCTTTCCTGGAACCAGCGCTTCGACCTTGCGCAGGATGTGCGGCAGGCCAAGCCGGGCGTGGATACGCTGGGGAAGGAAACGGATCGGCGCTTGAGTTGGAGCAGCAGCGTAAACTACCAGCAGCGGCTGTTCGGGACGAGCACGTTGACGCCGGCCATTCAGCTAGGAGGGCAGTGGCGTGAGTCGCCCAAGACGGCGGGCCAGCTTCTGGCGGGCCCGACGCGTCTGGATGTGAGTGCCAGTCTCAAGACGGACTTCTTTGGCTTCTGGCCGGGTGTAGGGCCCTACAGCCGGATCCGGCATCGGCTTTCGCCGATCATCACCTACCGCTATTCGCCGGCCGTCGCTGCGGACAGCGTCCGGCGCGACGTGTTCGGCGTGGCGGAAATCCGGGAGCAGAACCGGCTCGAGATCGGGCTGAGCCAGACGATCGAGGCGAAGCAGGCGGTGAAGCAGGAGGAGGGCGGCGCGGCGCCGGACACCACTCGGGAGGCAGCCCTGGACACGGCCTCCGGGCCGCGGCGGCTGCCGCAGTCGGGGCGGGTCACGCTCCTGTCTCTGAGCACCAGTGCCGTGGTCTATGATTTCGTGCAGGCGCGGGAGGAGGGAGAGGGACTGGTCACGACCACGCTGAACAACACGGTCACGTCGGACCTGCTGCGGGGGCTGAGCCTGAGCTTCACCCACGATCTGTTCCGGACTACGGGGAGCGCGCCACCCGGGCAGCCGACGCCACGGGAGTTCGCGCCGCACCTGAGCAACATGAACGCATCCTTCTCCTTGAGCAGTGACTCCTGGCTGTTCCGGTTGCTGGGGTTGGGGCGGAGGCGTACGCCGGCGGAGGTCAAGGACTCGGCGCGTGCGGCGCCGCCGCCGGGGGAGACCCGCCTGGACCCCGAGCGGGAGGAAGAGCTGAGCCTGATCGGACGGCGGGGCACGCCAGCGCCTGCGCGCAGCGCTTTTCTGGGGAGCGGCGGGGGCGGCTGGAACGCCTCCCTCAACTATTCGCTGGTGCGCCCGCGCCGCGATGCGAGCTTTGCCGGCCGGGCGGAGAGCCAGCTTCTGAGCGGCAACGTCTCCTTCCAGCCTACGCCAAAGTGGAGTGTGCGCTGGAGCACGGCCTACTCCTTCACGGACAGCCGATTCAGCGACCACATCCTGACGTTGACCCGCGACCTCCACGACTGGCAGGCGAACTTCGACTTCGTGAAGGCGCAGAACGGCAATTTCAGCTTCCAGTTCCGGGTGCACCTGCTGGCCAACCCGGACATCAAGCTGGATTACGAGCAACGCGGCGAGAGCTTGAGAACGCCGTAG
- a CDS encoding biopolymer transporter ExbD, which produces MWEPCRRRRQSLPESVDINLINLVDVALVLLIIFMITAPMLQGGVEVQLPKASSAPITATEGLIVTVSRDGNIYLGDLPVRSLADFEEIFPQYVRGKGTRNAYLKGDRDVPYGRVLQVLGLMKKLDVTEVGLVADPEVEAP; this is translated from the coding sequence ATGTGGGAGCCGTGCCGGCGTCGTCGTCAATCGCTTCCCGAGAGCGTGGACATCAACCTGATCAATCTGGTGGATGTGGCGCTGGTGCTGCTCATCATTTTCATGATCACGGCGCCCATGCTGCAGGGGGGTGTGGAGGTACAGCTTCCCAAGGCTTCCTCGGCGCCGATCACGGCCACGGAAGGACTGATCGTGACGGTGTCGCGGGATGGGAACATCTATCTGGGCGACCTGCCCGTGCGTTCGCTCGCCGACTTCGAGGAGATCTTCCCCCAATACGTGCGGGGGAAGGGCACCAGGAACGCGTACCTGAAGGGCGACCGTGACGTGCCCTACGGCCGCGTGCTGCAGGTGCTGGGCCTGATGAAGAAGCTGGACGTGACGGAAGTGGGATTGGTGGCAGATCCGGAAGTGGAGGCGCCGTGA
- a CDS encoding OmpA family protein, producing MRHCTLVVPALIGLLMLGACGRGEPEQPTPSAAELEAQRQAEDEARLRAEEEARRRAEEEARRRAAEEARTRAAAAAEESARAREIVAEMVNFDFDRSEIRADGEEVLVRKVGILRARPELRLRIEGHADERGSVEYNLALGMRRAAAARDFLAGYGLEPARFELASRGEESPLIPEHNEDAWAQNRRAEFHIIAGEETLGGAAGTR from the coding sequence ATGAGGCACTGCACACTCGTTGTCCCCGCACTGATCGGCCTGCTGATGCTGGGCGCCTGCGGCCGTGGGGAGCCCGAGCAGCCAACGCCGTCGGCTGCGGAACTGGAGGCGCAGCGTCAGGCGGAGGACGAGGCCCGGCTGCGCGCCGAGGAGGAGGCGCGACGGCGGGCGGAAGAGGAGGCGCGGCGGCGCGCGGCCGAGGAGGCACGTACGCGGGCGGCGGCGGCGGCCGAGGAGTCGGCCCGGGCGCGGGAGATTGTGGCCGAGATGGTCAATTTTGACTTCGACCGCTCGGAGATCCGCGCCGACGGCGAGGAAGTCCTGGTGCGCAAAGTCGGCATCTTGCGGGCTCGCCCGGAGCTGCGCTTGCGCATCGAGGGGCACGCGGACGAGCGCGGCTCCGTCGAATACAACCTTGCCCTGGGCATGCGGCGGGCGGCTGCGGCGCGGGACTTCCTGGCGGGGTACGGGCTGGAGCCTGCGCGCTTCGAGCTGGCGAGCCGGGGCGAGGAGAGCCCGTTGATTCCGGAGCACAACGAGGATGCCTGGGCCCAGAATCGGCGGGCCGAGTTCCACATTATCGCGGGCGAGGAGACGCTGGGCGGGGCGGCGGGGACGCGGTGA
- the nrdR gene encoding transcriptional repressor NrdR, translating into MRCPYCQQMEDRVVDSRISRQGRAVRRRRECLSCGRRFTTYEYVEERSLQVVKRDGSVEAYDRHKLLRSIGLACAKRPITFSEIEALVDQIEDELGRQGSDEAESRVIGSMVMERLKARDHVAYVRFASVYRDFQDIDEFEEELRELNARRARAAMDEGQAELPL; encoded by the coding sequence ATGCGCTGTCCTTACTGCCAGCAGATGGAAGACCGGGTCGTCGACTCCCGTATCAGCCGGCAGGGGCGGGCGGTGCGACGGCGGCGCGAATGCTTGAGCTGCGGCCGCCGCTTCACGACGTACGAGTACGTCGAGGAGCGCTCGCTGCAGGTGGTCAAGCGGGACGGCTCGGTGGAAGCGTATGATCGGCACAAACTGCTGCGCTCGATCGGCCTGGCGTGCGCGAAACGCCCGATCACCTTCTCGGAGATCGAAGCGCTGGTGGACCAGATCGAGGATGAGCTGGGGCGGCAGGGTTCGGATGAGGCGGAGAGCCGCGTGATCGGCAGCATGGTCATGGAGCGGCTGAAGGCGCGCGATCACGTGGCATACGTCCGCTTTGCCTCAGTCTACCGGGACTTCCAGGACATCGACGAGTTCGAGGAAGAGCTGCGGGAACTGAACGCCCGGCGCGCGCGGGCGGCAATGGATGAGGGGCAGGCGGAGCTGCCATTGTGA
- a CDS encoding TonB C-terminal domain-containing protein: MMLAERLGRRYVARRRPAAAAHAHPGSIAVAGSLLLHALAGTALWFSGFAPRPAMPEFRVYRVNIVSPPPQQAGEPEVVPPAPAAELPRVVKPQQPPPPVPAPPQPARKAPAKVQLPAAAQPRKESAPTKGRNPDASSPGGTGLNVQLSGEQFPYPEYLENIIQQLHRYFRWTGRSGPEAVVYFVILRDGSVEDIRLVRGSGDVAFNFEAMGAVEQAGRRKAFGRLPEGFEGDRLPISFCFQPPGSPPCEK; the protein is encoded by the coding sequence GTGATGCTGGCCGAGCGATTGGGGCGGCGCTACGTTGCCCGGCGCCGGCCCGCCGCTGCCGCCCACGCCCACCCGGGCAGCATCGCGGTGGCCGGCTCGCTGCTGCTCCACGCCCTGGCCGGGACGGCGCTCTGGTTCTCCGGCTTCGCGCCCCGGCCAGCCATGCCCGAGTTCCGCGTGTACCGGGTGAATATCGTCTCGCCGCCGCCGCAGCAGGCGGGCGAGCCGGAAGTGGTGCCGCCGGCGCCTGCGGCGGAACTGCCGCGCGTGGTGAAGCCGCAGCAGCCGCCGCCGCCCGTGCCCGCGCCGCCGCAGCCGGCCAGGAAGGCGCCGGCGAAGGTGCAGCTACCGGCGGCGGCCCAGCCAAGGAAGGAGTCGGCGCCGACCAAAGGTCGCAACCCTGACGCGAGCAGTCCGGGCGGCACGGGTCTGAACGTGCAGCTCTCGGGGGAGCAGTTCCCGTACCCGGAGTATCTGGAGAACATCATTCAGCAGCTTCACCGCTACTTTCGCTGGACCGGGCGGAGCGGCCCGGAGGCCGTGGTCTATTTCGTGATCCTGCGCGATGGCTCGGTGGAGGACATTCGCCTGGTACGGGGCTCGGGCGACGTGGCTTTCAACTTCGAGGCGATGGGTGCGGTGGAGCAGGCGGGGAGGCGTAAGGCATTCGGCCGGCTGCCCGAAGGGTTCGAGGGCGACCGCCTGCCCATCAGCTTTTGTTTCCAGCCGCCGGGGAGCCCGCCGTGCGAGAAGTGA
- a CDS encoding tetratricopeptide repeat protein, producing the protein MARRAVACTARLLLLPLAAAAATSACATKKDVKTLRESVLGLQARQDSVFLELRRQNRELQDSLHSTSELMQRVRGDLGHRLLQIEQQLLQIQELTGQSHSRLQELRRQLETRSQELGPTPAATAAVAPAPARGSPEQLYAIGVEQLQRGAAQTARRAFEEILQKYGTHERAPDAQFNLAETYYLDGQHDRALREFERVVELFPNSARAPAALYRAGVVAEEQGNIARATEYFQRVVSNYARSDEARSAQEKLSKLRRRG; encoded by the coding sequence ATGGCTCGCCGGGCAGTGGCGTGCACGGCGCGGCTGCTGCTGCTGCCTCTGGCGGCGGCGGCCGCGACATCCGCCTGCGCGACGAAGAAGGACGTGAAGACCCTGCGCGAGTCTGTGCTGGGGCTGCAGGCGCGGCAGGACTCGGTGTTTCTGGAGCTGCGGCGGCAGAATCGGGAGCTGCAGGACAGTCTGCATTCGACATCGGAACTGATGCAGCGGGTGCGGGGCGATCTGGGGCACCGTCTGCTGCAGATTGAGCAGCAGCTCCTGCAGATCCAGGAGCTGACGGGGCAGAGCCACAGCCGACTGCAGGAGCTCAGGCGGCAGCTCGAGACGCGCAGTCAGGAGCTCGGCCCTACGCCCGCGGCAACGGCGGCGGTGGCGCCCGCGCCGGCGCGCGGCAGTCCGGAGCAGTTGTACGCGATCGGCGTGGAGCAGTTGCAGCGTGGCGCGGCGCAGACGGCGCGGCGAGCGTTCGAGGAGATCCTGCAGAAGTACGGCACGCACGAGCGCGCTCCGGATGCGCAATTCAACCTGGCGGAAACGTACTATCTGGATGGGCAGCACGACCGTGCGCTACGCGAGTTCGAGCGGGTGGTCGAGCTGTTTCCCAACTCGGCGCGCGCGCCCGCGGCGTTGTACCGCGCGGGGGTGGTGGCGGAGGAGCAGGGAAACATTGCCCGGGCGACGGAGTACTTTCAACGGGTCGTGTCCAACTATGCGAGATCAGACGAGGCCCGGTCGGCCCAGGAGAAGCTGAGTAAGCTGCGGCGCCGCGGCTGA
- the tatC gene encoding twin-arginine translocase subunit TatC — MKAPRLLRAWRGAGRTEEMPFLDHLEELRWRIIWSLLALLVGVAIGFVVVTRFDVLTLLIEPIRPLLGGSRLKYLSPTEPFLITIKLALVVGALLASPIIIYEAWAFLAPALLPQEKRAIIPSLYLGLVLFAAGVALAYFLALPVTLRFMMGFQAESLEQNIVVGPYLGFIIKLLLAFGAIFELPVVVLLLAALGVVDSRMLASKRRHALVAITIVASLITPGDVIMLTLFMMVPLVLLYELSIGLAKLVERSRAPVIEEGWGEA, encoded by the coding sequence GTGAAGGCGCCCCGATTGTTGCGGGCCTGGCGCGGCGCCGGCCGGACCGAGGAAATGCCGTTCCTCGACCACCTGGAGGAGCTGCGCTGGCGGATCATCTGGAGCTTGCTCGCCCTGCTGGTGGGTGTGGCCATTGGCTTCGTGGTGGTGACGCGCTTCGACGTGCTGACCCTGCTGATCGAGCCGATCCGCCCGTTGCTGGGCGGGAGCCGACTGAAGTACTTGAGTCCGACCGAGCCGTTCCTGATCACGATCAAGCTGGCCCTGGTCGTGGGTGCGTTGCTCGCCTCGCCCATCATTATTTACGAGGCCTGGGCCTTCCTCGCGCCGGCGCTGCTGCCGCAGGAGAAGCGCGCGATCATCCCGTCGCTCTACCTGGGCCTCGTGCTGTTCGCGGCGGGCGTCGCCCTGGCCTACTTCCTGGCGCTCCCCGTCACGCTGCGCTTCATGATGGGATTCCAGGCCGAGAGCCTGGAGCAGAATATCGTGGTGGGACCGTACCTCGGCTTTATCATCAAGCTGCTGCTCGCCTTCGGGGCCATCTTCGAGCTGCCCGTCGTCGTGCTCCTGCTCGCTGCTCTGGGCGTGGTGGACTCGCGGATGCTGGCCTCGAAGCGCCGGCACGCGCTGGTCGCCATCACCATTGTGGCGAGCCTGATCACTCCCGGCGATGTGATCATGCTGACCCTGTTCATGATGGTGCCGCTGGTACTGCTTTACGAGCTGAGCATCGGGCTGGCCAAGCTGGTCGAGCGCTCCCGCGCGCCCGTCATCGAGGAAGGGTGGGGGGAAGCATGA